The Bradysia coprophila strain Holo2 chromosome II, BU_Bcop_v1, whole genome shotgun sequence genome has a segment encoding these proteins:
- the LOC119069497 gene encoding pancreatic triacylglycerol lipase-like: MKNYVVASLITYFLGGIAPINGGPLDTALSWARADRIPIEVNLPWLPFENETRCFGDVGCLNITREWYHLIHRPFNVFPLPRSVINTRFVLYTEKNPTEGQLLSSDDKNSIKNSNFNPNWMTKFIIHGFIDTPLSNWVSDMRDELIILGSLNVIVVDWAGGSLPLYTQATANTRLVGLEIAHLITKLRDDHGLKPEDVHLIGHSLGAHTAGYAGERIPGIGRITGLDPAEPYFQGMGSSVRLDPTDAKFVDVIHTDGRSFFLLEIPGYGMSQSCGHIDFYPNNGKEQPGCSISQEGGTLIPLTLIKDGIEEASRVLLACNHVRAIKLFIDSINGKCPYVAHRCPSYQHFMAGRCFKCSSGNCAVMGYHATLPTVPSSIHTVSSISSNSSENEIIPETNDISQPQPGKYFLSTGRDFPFCQRHYRFTIDLAKPKIAEPWVQGYLTAAIFSDRGALRNIDLTPKGTRLEHGTTYQVVITNPHDLGNRIRKVELNWAHEMNVLEPRSLCLFWCNDHLYVKSLMVDTMQMPSREKRNSDFSNKLCSPKREYADIANRGSSVFYDNCKR; the protein is encoded by the exons ATGAAGAACTATGTAGTTGCTTCTTTGATCACATATTTTCTTGGGGGCATTGCCCCCATCAATGGTGGACCGCTAGACACAGCTCTTAGTTGGGCGAGAGCTGATCGAATTCCAATTGAAGTGAATCTGCCGTGGTTACCAT TTGAAAACGAAACTCGTTGCTTCGGCGATGTTGGCTGCTTGAATATCACGAGAGAATGGTATCACCTAATCCATCGTCCATTCAATGTGTTCCCATTGCCGCGAAGTGTCATCAATACGCGATTCGTACTGTACACCGAAAAGAATCCAACCGAAGGCCAACTGCTCTCATCAGATgacaaaaattctattaaaaattccaactttAA TCCAAATTGGATGACCAAATTCATCATACATGGCTTCATAGATACGCCACTATCAAATTGGGTATCTGATATGCGAGATGAACTGATCATTTTAGGTAGTTTAAATGTAATTGTAGTCGATTGGGCAGGTGGGTCGTTGCCTTTATACACACAA GCAACAGCCAACACAAGACTGGTAGgattagaaattgcgcatctGATAACGAAATTACGAGACGATCATGGTTTGAAGCCGGAAGATGTGCATCTTATTGGTCACAGTTTAG GCGCTCACACGGCTGGATACGCTGGGGAACGAATACCTGGTATTGGCCGAATAACAGGTCTTGATCCTGCTGAACCGTATTTTCAAGGAATGGGATCATCTGTACGCCTCGATCCAACTGATGCTAAATTTGTCGATGTCATACACACTGATGGTCGTAGTTTCTTCTTGTTGGAAATCCCCGGGTATGGTATGTCTCAGTCTTGTGGTCACATCGATTTCTATCCGAATAATGGAAAAGAGCAACCGGGCTGTTCGATATCGCAAGAGGGTGGTACGCTGATACCATTAACACTCATTAAAGATGGTATCGAGGAAGCGTCTAGGGTGCTCTTAGCATGTAATCATGTCCGAGcaattaaattgtttattgacaGTATCAATGGAAAGTGTCCTTATGTTG CTCATCGCTGTCCATCGTATCAACATTTTATGGCTGGCCGATGTTTCAAATGTAGTTCAGGAAACTGTGCAGTTATGGGTTATCATGCCACATTACCAACAGTTCCATCATCAATTCACACAGTGTCATCGATATCATCCAATTCGTCGGAGAACGAAATAATTCCGGAGACCAATGATATTTCGCAACCACAGCCTGGCAAATATTTCTTATCGACCGGTcgagattttccattttgcc AGCGACACTATCGTTTCACGATTGACTTGGCAAAGCCGAAAATTGCTGAACCTTGGGTGCAGGGCTACTTAACAGCTGCCATTTTTTCGGATCGGGGTGCATTAAGGAATATCGATCTAACACCGAAAGGTACACGCTTGGAACATGGTACAACCTATCAGGTTGTTATAACAAATCCTCATGACCTTGGCAATCGAATACGGAAAGTCGAATTAAATTGGGCACACGAAATGAACGTACTTGAACCGAGATCGTTATGTCTCTTTTGGTGTAACGATCATCTATACGTTAAATCGCTAATGGTCGACACCATGCAGATGCCGTCAAGAGA AAAGCGTAACTCTGATTTCTCCAACAAACTTTGTTCGCCGAAACGAGAGTATGCAGACATTGCTAACAGAGGTTCTTCAGTGTTCTATGACAATTGCAAGAGATGA